AAACAGTTTTTTAAAGACGGTGAAAAAAGCTTGAAAGACTTTCCTTTTTCAAACTCTATGACTTCCTTCTGAATTTTCATCTTGTTCTCATTTGATTGTTTCTGATTTTAAAATTAAATAAAAAGGTTAATATAGAGCAAATTTTTATCATTTTAAGAGAAGTAAATGCCAATATTTCTTGCGAATTTTGCACTTTCAAAATGAAGATTGACAGTCATTTTTAATTTTCAGCAAAAAAACATTTAAAAATTAATTCGAAAAAGAAGCTTACTAATGAAGATTGATAAAAGAATAATACCGCTGGCTATAGGAGGTCTGGGAATAGGAACAACGGAATTTACCGTTATGGGACTGCTGCCGGATATTGCCAATACCCTAAAAATTACTATTCCTGAAGCAGGACACCTGATTTCGGCCTATGCAATGGGAGTAGTGGTGGGAGCGCCGATTCTTATCGGGTATTCGGTGAAATTTCCACCTAAAAAAGTGCTGATGGTTTTAATGATCCTTTTTACACTATTTAACGGACTTTCAGCTATTGCACCGGATTATACGAGCATGCTGATCATCAGGTTTTTATCCGGGCTTCCCCATGGAGCGTTCTTCGGAGTAGGAACGGTAGTTGCATCACGAATGGCAGGAAAAGGAAAGGAGGCATTTTATATATCCTTAATGTTTACCGGGCTTACGGTGGCCAATCTGGTCATGGTTCCACTGGTTACTTATATAGGGCATGCTTATCATTGGAAGCTGTATTTTGCCATTGTAGCACTGATCGGGCTTTTTGCAATATTATTCCTGAAATTATGGCTTCCGGCTATAGAATCCAACCAGGATACCCATTTTCTGGAAGAGCTGAAATTTCTTAAAAATAAGCAGTCATGGCTTGTATTGGGAATCACAGCGATCGGATTTGGAGGACTTTTCACATGGTTCAGCTATATAACACCATTAATGACAATCGTTGCAGGAATCCAAAGCAACCAGATGGCTTACGTAATGATATTGGCCGGTGCCGGAATGGTTGTTGGGAACCTTGCCGGAGGGTTTATCTCTGACAGACTTGGACCGGAAAAGACATGTGTATTACTCATCTTCCTGATGATGATTTCTCTGGCAGGTGTATTTTTCTTTGCAGAGAATCAGAATATAGCGCTTGTACTGACGTTCGTCTGCGGAGCACTGTCGATGTCTGTTGCCGCACCTATTAATATTATGATGATGAAGGCGGCTCCTAAAAGTGAAATGATGGCTGCTGCATTTATGCAGGCTGCTTTTAATATCGCCAATGCAATGGGTGCTTTTTTAGGCGGAATTCCTTTGGAATATGGCTTTTCATTTAAGTATCCTTCACTGGTAGGAGTGGGAATGACATTCATTGGTCTGGCAATAAGCTTGAGATACAGATATTTATATGGCAGAGAAACTCCCGACAATGCCCTTGTAGAATGTGCACCTTGTGATAAATAAATATTGAAAATATTTTTAATATAAAGTTTAAACCTATAAAGTTTTTGTCTTTAGTACTTGATATAAAAAGAGACTCTGTTTAAATAAACAAACAGAGTCTCTTTTTAGTTATAAATAAATTTACGCTTCTACCTCATTCCCATTCTTACACCAATAAAGCGCATTGTATAAATTCTCTTTTGGGAAAGACTTAAACTCTCCCGGCATCAGGACACTGAAAATTTCTGTAAAATTCTGAACACCTTCTTTGTCTGTCACGATTGCTGCACGGTTCCACCTGGCAAGATTCTTCAATCCCAGCAGCATATCCTGAAACCATGCACCCATAGTGAACTGATCAAGATCTGTATCAAGGTACAGTAAGTAATTCAGTTCACCGAACTGGTCTACTTTTTCTTTTACATGAGGAATGACCAGGTTTTCAAAATCTTCTTTCGTAACTTCTCCCGTTGCATTGAAAGCCGCAACATTTTCCGGAGCTTCTGGAATAATCGTTATCATAATTAAATTTTTTAATGTGGTTGGATTTTTAAACTGGGTACAATAATTGCACCACAGATTGATTATAAATCGTTAAAATACTTATAAATATTAATATTTTTAATCTGATATTCAATTATGGATCTAAAATCGAATGAACCTTTCTGGCTTTTGAAAAACGGATTAACAGCTTCTTATCCGTCCCTGAAATCAAATGAAGAATGTGATGTCTTAATTATAGGAGGGGGCATTACCGGAAGTCTTATTGCCCATCAAATGGTCAGTGACGGCTATAAAACGATCCTGATTGATAAACGCGAACTCTGCAACGGAAGTACATCAGCAACCACTTCCATGCTGCAGTATGAAATAGATGTTCCACTTTTTGAACTGGAAGAGCTGATTGGTAAAAAAGGCGCAGTGGAGAGTTACAAGGCCTGTTCTGATGCGATAGATATTCTGGAAAAACTTTCAAAAAGGATCCGGTCTGATGCAGGTTTTAAACGAAAGAAATCCCTGTATTTTGCATCAAAAAAGAAAGATGTCAGATGGCTTAAAGATGAATATGCTGCAAGGAAAGATGCAGGATTTGAAGTAAAATGGCTGGAAGCAGACCAAATTGTAGAACAGTTTGGCCTTGAAAATACATATGGGGGAATTGTTTCCAGGCAGGGAGCCAGTATTGATGCTTTTAAGTTTGCCCATGAATTATTCAAACATAACATAAGAAAAGGCTTGGAAATATTTGATAAAACTGAAATGACGAAGGTGGAATATCACAAAGGTTTTAATCTGGTGACAGTAGACAGCGGTTTTCAGATCAAGGCTAAAAAAGTGATCTACTGCATTGGCTACGAAAGTAAAAATATGATTAAAGAAAACTTTGTAAATCTCAAAAGTACCTATGCCATTGTTTCAGAAATTGATCATGATAAATTCAAAAATATCAGCAGCACTTTGGTCTGGAATACGGATGATCCCTATATCTACATGCGTACAACGGACGACGGCAGACTTCTGATTGGTGGTGGCGATGAAGATTTTTATGATGCTGAAAAAAGAGATGCTCTGCTGAATAAAAAAGAAAAAGACATCCTCAAAAATCTGAAAAAAATAAAACCGGATTATCATTTTTATACAGACTTCGTCTGGGCCGGAACTTTTGGCGAAACCAAAGACGGGTTGCCTTATATTGGGGAGCACAAAAAGTTTAAGAATTCCTATTTTGTACTGGGATTCGGGGGCAATGGAATCACTTTCTCCGTAACAGGAATGGAAATGGCTTCCCGGTTTATGAAAAATAAAAAACATCTGCTTTCACCCTATTTTAAATTTGGCAGATAAAACCTGGCCGCTTTGGAAACCTCAACGACCAGGTACAGATTAACATTGAAATTAAGACTAATTAATTTAAATACTGAAACAAAATTATTATTGAAAAAATATGGTGGCTGAGACAATTGCAGCCACCATTTCTATTATTTAGATGTGTATCCGCTGGCTTTTGCCTGCTCCAGAATTGATTTTTCAATTGCTTTTCCCAAGTCATCTGAATCCGGATTCCCACGCTTTTTCATTTCGGTATCAATGTATTCCTGGCGCTTTCTTGACAGTTCTTCGATTTCTTTCTGAATCTTCCCACGCTCTGCAGATTTTATAGCAACTGCTTTTTTGATCTCTTCCTTACTTTTACCTTTCAATTCAGAAGGAAGTGCATCATCTTTCACTGTGGAAATAAAACTTGCGTCTTTTTCAGCCTTATCCACAAGATCCCAGTGATCATTGTTGTAAGCATTCTTCCTGGACTTGGCGACGGTTCTTTCCACATAATTGGATACCGACTGTACTTCTGCATTTCTGTCCTGGGCGGCCTGTTTCAGTTTGTATTCAGAACCATGGCTTCCGTAATAGATGTAGGTGTCATTCAGCTTTGTATTACATTCTG
The Chryseobacterium sp. W4I1 DNA segment above includes these coding regions:
- a CDS encoding MFS transporter, translating into MKIDKRIIPLAIGGLGIGTTEFTVMGLLPDIANTLKITIPEAGHLISAYAMGVVVGAPILIGYSVKFPPKKVLMVLMILFTLFNGLSAIAPDYTSMLIIRFLSGLPHGAFFGVGTVVASRMAGKGKEAFYISLMFTGLTVANLVMVPLVTYIGHAYHWKLYFAIVALIGLFAILFLKLWLPAIESNQDTHFLEELKFLKNKQSWLVLGITAIGFGGLFTWFSYITPLMTIVAGIQSNQMAYVMILAGAGMVVGNLAGGFISDRLGPEKTCVLLIFLMMISLAGVFFFAENQNIALVLTFVCGALSMSVAAPINIMMMKAAPKSEMMAAAFMQAAFNIANAMGAFLGGIPLEYGFSFKYPSLVGVGMTFIGLAISLRYRYLYGRETPDNALVECAPCDK
- a CDS encoding STAS/SEC14 domain-containing protein, with translation MITIIPEAPENVAAFNATGEVTKEDFENLVIPHVKEKVDQFGELNYLLYLDTDLDQFTMGAWFQDMLLGLKNLARWNRAAIVTDKEGVQNFTEIFSVLMPGEFKSFPKENLYNALYWCKNGNEVEA
- a CDS encoding FAD-binding oxidoreductase, producing MDLKSNEPFWLLKNGLTASYPSLKSNEECDVLIIGGGITGSLIAHQMVSDGYKTILIDKRELCNGSTSATTSMLQYEIDVPLFELEELIGKKGAVESYKACSDAIDILEKLSKRIRSDAGFKRKKSLYFASKKKDVRWLKDEYAARKDAGFEVKWLEADQIVEQFGLENTYGGIVSRQGASIDAFKFAHELFKHNIRKGLEIFDKTEMTKVEYHKGFNLVTVDSGFQIKAKKVIYCIGYESKNMIKENFVNLKSTYAIVSEIDHDKFKNISSTLVWNTDDPYIYMRTTDDGRLLIGGGDEDFYDAEKRDALLNKKEKDILKNLKKIKPDYHFYTDFVWAGTFGETKDGLPYIGEHKKFKNSYFVLGFGGNGITFSVTGMEMASRFMKNKKHLLSPYFKFGR